GATGTCGTCGCACGCCACGCTGCCGATGCTGTTGCACGCGGTGCTGAACGTCGCGCTTGCACGGCAGACGGGCGCGCTCGATCAGGCTGTCGGCGTACTCGCATCGACGCGCGATGCCGGCACCGACGACGTGATCGGTCTCTTCATCAATGCGGTCGTCGTGCGCACGGCGATGCGCGAAGCGGGATCGCCGCGCGAAGTGATTGCCGCCGTGCGCGAAGCCGCGCTGGGCGCGTATGCGCACGTCGCCGCGCCGTTCGCGCAGGTTGTCGACAGCGTGCGCGCGTCGCGCACCGCGAACGGCAATCCGCTCTTCCAGGTGATGTTCAACTATCTGCGGCCTGCGCAAAGCGATACGCGCCAGTGGCACGGCGTCGAAATCGATGAGTTCAACGATGTGCGTCATCGCGTCGTGTTCGATCTCGAACTCGATATCGTCGAGCATCCGGATGGCCGCGTGACGGGCGCGTTCTCGTATGGACGCGAACTGGTGGCTGGCGAGTTCGTCGCTCGGTTGTGCGCCGATTATCTGGCCGCCGTCACGCGCTTTATTGACGCGCCGGAAGAAGCGATTGTCATTTCGGGCGAGCCGTCCATCACCGCGCAGACGGAGGCGCATCACGGGTCCGTCGATCCTTCGCCGCGTGCCGCACGACTCATGCATGCGCTCGCACGCATCTGGGCCAATACCTTCGACGGCGACACGCTCGATCACGACGACAACCTGTTCGAAGCAGGCGCGACGTCTTTCGACGTCGTGCGCTTCGTCGATGCGGCGAGCGCGGCGGGCTACGCGATCACGATCAACGACGTGTTCGTCCATCAAACGCTATCGCGCGTGGCCCATGCGCTGGCGCTGCGTCTCGACGCGAACATCGAACAGGAAGCACGCGAAACGGCTACGGAGGTGCGCGATGCACGCTGATTTCATACGGAGTGACATGAACGCGTTCAAGCAGCCGTCGCTGGCGGCGTATCTGGAAGGCGACGCGATCACGGTGGCCGAAGATGGCCGCGCCGAAGGCATCGTTCTGCACGCGCGCTGGACGCGTGAAGAGGGTCTACGCATCGTCGAATGGTGCAAGGGGATTTCGCCGCTGGGGCAACGCCGCGCGGTACTGGCGGCATTGCGCGCGGCATTCGGCGCGAGTCGCGACAGCAAGTCCATCGCGCTCGATATCGACAAGCTGCATCGCGAGGCGTTCGACGCGCTGCGTCACAGCGGCGTGCTGACCGCGCAGAACCTTTGCCTGCGCGATGCGTGGGCGCAACAGCCTGATTTGTGGCTCACGCGCGATGCGTCGACGCCGCACGCGGCGCTGTCCTATGCGATGACGGATGGCGCGCGGCATCCGCGGCGCGCGCCTTATGTGGACGGCGTCGTGTATGCGCGCGATGTGCCCGAGTTCGGGCATCGCTTTACGTTGCACACGGCTTGCGTCGCGCAGCACCTCGAACACCTGCATGCGTGGATGAACGAGCCGCGCGTCAATGCGTTCTGGGGCGAGGCGGGCACGCTCGACGCGCATCGCGCGTACCTCGACCGCGTGCTGTCGACGCCGCATGTGCATCCGTTGATCGGTGCGTTCGACGGCGAGCCGTTCGGTTACTTCGAAGCGTACTGGGCGAAGGAGGACCGCATTGCGCCGTTCGCGGCATCGATGGACTTCGACCGCGGTCTGCACATGCTGGTCGGCGATACGCGCTGGCGCGGCGCCGCCTGTGTGGAGGCATGGCTGCCGTCGCTGGTCCATTACCTCTTTCTCGGCGATCCGCGCACTCAGGCTGTCGTGTGCGAGCCGCGTCACGACAACGCTCGCATGATCGATTACCTGAAGCAGCATGGTTTTTCGAGCATCGCGCATTTCGATTTTCCGCACAAACGGGCGTTGCTGATGCGCGTGGGTCGGGAAGCGTTCTTCGACGGTCGTCATCTGTGATGCCTCGCTGCGCTTTCCGTCACACGCACAACGTTCGTCGCCACTGGTAGAAGGGAGACATTTCATGAATCAACGAGAATACATTCACGATCTGATCGGCGTCGGCTTCGGGCCGTCGAATCTCGCGCTGGCCGTGCGCCTCGCGGAAAACGGCGGCGCGCCGGGCGCGCACTGCTTCATCGAACGGCAGCCGGAGTTCGGCTGGCATCGTGGCATGCTGCTCGACGACAGCCGCATGCAGATTTCCTTCCTCAAGGATCTCGTCACGATGCGCGATCCGAAGAGCCGCTTCACGTTCATCAACTATCTGTTCGAGCGTGGACGTCTGCAGGATTTCGTCAACCTGAAGAACTTCTATCCGACACGGATCGAGTTTCATGACTATCTGCGCTGGGTCGCGAGCGCATTCGACGATCAGGTGCATTACGGCGAATCCGTCACGCAGATCGAGCCCGTCACGGACGAGAGCGAACCGCGCACCGTCACGCACTTGCGTGTGCATTCGCGCGATGCGCAAGGCAAGGAGCGCCATCGGCTGACGCGTGCGTTGTCGGTCGGCATGGGCGGTGTGCCGCAGATTCCGGCCGCGTTCGCAGCCTTGCGCGATGCCGCCGTGATCCACTCGTCGAACTATCTGACGACGATCGGCAATGCAATCGGCGACGGCAAGGGCGACGAGGCACGGCGTCGCGTTGCTGTCGTAGGCAGCGGTCAGAGCGCGGCCGAAGTATTCATCGATCTGACGCGCCGCTTCCCGCATGTCGACGCGACGCTCGTGATGCGCGCGCCCGCGCTGAAACCCGCCGACGACAGCCCGTTCGTCAACGAAATCTTCAACCCTTCGTTCACCGATCTCATCTATTCGCAGCCGAAGGACGCGCGCCGCTCGCTGCTCGATACGTTCCGCGACACCAACTACTCGGTGGTGGACCGGCCGTTGATCGAGCAGATCTATGAGCTGCTGTACGTGCAAAACGTGAGCGGCACGGCGCGTCATCGTCTGCTGAACAACTGCGCGATCGAATCCGTGCGTGAAGTGCAAGGCGCGCAAGGGAATGAAATCGACATGCGTCTGCGCGACCGGATGGACGGCGATGCGCGTGGCGAGCGCTTCGACGCCGTCGTGCTCGCGACGGGCTATCGGCGCGACGCGCATCACGCGTTGCTCGACCCGCTCGCCGATGCCTTGGGCAAGCCCGTCGAGCAATGCGAAGTCGCGCGCGACTACATGCTTGCGACGCCGGCGCATTTCCAG
The Paraburkholderia hospita DNA segment above includes these coding regions:
- a CDS encoding GNAT family N-acetyltransferase, which encodes MNAFKQPSLAAYLEGDAITVAEDGRAEGIVLHARWTREEGLRIVEWCKGISPLGQRRAVLAALRAAFGASRDSKSIALDIDKLHREAFDALRHSGVLTAQNLCLRDAWAQQPDLWLTRDASTPHAALSYAMTDGARHPRRAPYVDGVVYARDVPEFGHRFTLHTACVAQHLEHLHAWMNEPRVNAFWGEAGTLDAHRAYLDRVLSTPHVHPLIGAFDGEPFGYFEAYWAKEDRIAPFAASMDFDRGLHMLVGDTRWRGAACVEAWLPSLVHYLFLGDPRTQAVVCEPRHDNARMIDYLKQHGFSSIAHFDFPHKRALLMRVGREAFFDGRHL
- a CDS encoding lysine N(6)-hydroxylase/L-ornithine N(5)-oxygenase family protein, translated to MNQREYIHDLIGVGFGPSNLALAVRLAENGGAPGAHCFIERQPEFGWHRGMLLDDSRMQISFLKDLVTMRDPKSRFTFINYLFERGRLQDFVNLKNFYPTRIEFHDYLRWVASAFDDQVHYGESVTQIEPVTDESEPRTVTHLRVHSRDAQGKERHRLTRALSVGMGGVPQIPAAFAALRDAAVIHSSNYLTTIGNAIGDGKGDEARRRVAVVGSGQSAAEVFIDLTRRFPHVDATLVMRAPALKPADDSPFVNEIFNPSFTDLIYSQPKDARRSLLDTFRDTNYSVVDRPLIEQIYELLYVQNVSGTARHRLLNNCAIESVREVQGAQGNEIDMRLRDRMDGDARGERFDAVVLATGYRRDAHHALLDPLADALGKPVEQCEVARDYMLATPAHFQPRIYLQGCCEDSHGLSDTLLSILARRADEIAGSLEAGNNENSFEVQTRTGAQTGVSGGRVAFAL